The Rhinolophus sinicus isolate RSC01 linkage group LG07, ASM3656204v1, whole genome shotgun sequence genomic interval gttggttggagcgtgatgTCAATaccaccagggttgccagttcgatccccacatgggccactaaaAAAAACCATCTGGCCTCCAGTAAGATTTTAATAAATGTCcactgcttttatatttatttctgggtgGGGGAAGAGAACACAAAttcattctattaaaaacaaaaagctgcgATCATTGTGactgtgtggggggagggggtcctgCACTTGGGgtcgggggggaggggagggggattcAAGGACCTGCCTGCTGGCTCCTGAGGCCatgtcttcccttcccccacccaccccagtctCTCAGGTTTCCAAGGACTTTGAAAGACACACAGGTGACCAGATGGCCCAGAAATCCCAGGGTGAGTGTCCTCAGCCCGGGGTctaggggaaggagaggagggaactTGAGTGAACATGGGTATACAGTGCTCCGGACTACCAGTGAATTGCAAAATGAGCAGGTGGCCCTAAAGCCCCAGGCTAAGGGGTCCAGGGTGCCAGTGGGAGGAGTGGGGTTGGCCTCGAGGGGCTTGCTTACCGCTGAGCCTCCTCCCCTGCAACCAGCTGCCCAGATGATGCAGAACATGGAGAAAATCCGAGCAGAACAGAAGAGAATGAAAACTCAGGGTGAGAGATCAGGGTGGAGGGCGGGGTCCCAGAACCATGGGGACCGCAAGGCCCGCAGGTGTCACCTCTGACACCTGTCCTGCACCCCATCAGAGTCTGAGCTCTCCCAGAACCTGGATGGACTTCTTGAGGACCTGAGCAACCTCAAGTCCCAGGGTGAGGCTTGGGAGGGGTCAGAGGTGCGGAGGGACCGGGAGGGGCCCCCAAGCTTGTCTGTGACCACTGCCCCCATCCAACCACCCAAGGCTTGAACGAGCGACACACAGCCTTGAATTCACTGGAAAGACTCCAGGAGGAGGTGGCGAAGCTGTGGATAGAACTTCGAGTGTCCAacggtgagtgtgtgtgtctgtgcctaTGTGTGTGACAACACAGGTGTGTGGTGGCATGTGTTTGAATGCGTGGGAGACAGGTGTGTGTGACAATGTGGAaagatgtgtgtgtctgtgtgtggcaGGGCCAATGGGAAACACACAAGAGAGCCCTTTCTCAGTTCAGCTGCTCCCTCCACCAACCTGGGTGGGGGTCCCACACGTTTTTCCTCCAGGCAAAACCTGTCCTTGTTTAGCATCACTGGGTCCTCTTTACTGATCTGTCCTCTGCCCATCATGGCTCAGCAATGGGTCATCAGTAGGATGCCCTCAGCCACAGCCCTCCCGGAAGGTTGTCTGACCCAGCCAGAGAGCTGTAGGGTCACCTCTGAAGAGATGGGGACAAGAGGCATTGTGGCATCTTCCCCGGGGGTGGCAGGGGTGGACGCAGTGCTGGCAGTTACAAGGTTCATGCGGGTGGCCCCAGCAGGCTGCAGACGGAGCAGAGGTTCAATCACTGTGCCTTTAACCTGAAGTCCCACTCTACCCCACCGCCTGCCCTTGATTTTTTGTGTGCCCCAGCTGGGTGAGAGGAGGAAGGATTTGTGCATGGTGTGAGGGAGTGCTGTCCCTTGAGGTGTGGCGAGGGGATTCCAGCAAAAGACCCCGTGTGCTCCCCTGGGGAGGCTGAGAGGATGGATCTGGACCACACTGACTCTGATGGATCACTAGCCCAGGGCCGTCTCTCAATGACTCTGACACAGCCACGACTCCTTCCCCAAAGTTTTCTTGAAAGGAGACGTTCTCTTCCTGTTTTAGTGCAGCACCCCCAGAGGCCTGCACGCTAGTTAGCATTTCATCACAGAGAAGCACACCGAGCTGTGTCCCTCCCAGGGCTTTGCAAACGTCTGTGGACCACAGGTCCCTAGAACAATTCCACCAAAGCTGTGGAGCTGTCCCTGCCCGTCACTCTAAGGTCTATTTTAAATCACAAGTGAGTGTACCCAGTAGCAGTGGGTTCAACCTCCCACCTGGGAATGCTGGTGGCAGCAACAGTGCCTGAGAGTTTCCTTGGGTTGTAagcaaggggagagagagaccaAGGTGGCCCCAAGTCAAGGCCATGGGGACCCAGCCCTCTAGTCCCGTTCCCCACTCCCACAGGTTCTCCTGACCAATGAGAAGAAAATCAATTCATACCCCAGAAAGTGGCCAAGAGTGCCAGTTTTGGGGGTGCCAGCAATGATGGTGGCCAGGGCTGTTATTGGAGCAGTTGGTGGGGACAGTAAAGTAATGCTGGCGACCCTGGTGCTGGCATTGCCATCAGCATTGGTGATTAGGACATGGCCGGTGCGGTGTTGGTGAAGGTGATGTCAGTCAGGGTGTGGGCGGTGGAGAGATGTTGCTGGCACGTGGGTGACAATGCCACGGGGATGATATTGATGAGAAAGGGGTCGCTGGCAGCGGGCGTGGTAACAGTGGTGGAGGTGCTCCTGTGGTGGGCTGGGCTGGCATGTCAGCATCCGAGCTCCAGGGACCAGAGCTGCCTGCCAGACTGTTAGGCGCTGAGGTGGGTCTGCTTTCAGCCCGGACCCCAAGAGTGACTCCAGGAGAGACGCTGCCACCCACTCTGCCCATTGTACCCATGGTGCCTGCCACAGCGCCCACCCCAGCACCCACCATAGTGCCCACCACAGCGCCCACCATGGTGCACACCACAGCGCCCACCCCAGCACCAGCCACAGCACCCACCATGGTGCCCACCACAGCGCCTACCCTAGATCCAGCCACAGCGCCCACCATGGTGCCCACCACAGCGCCCACTCCAGCTCCAGCCACAGCACCCACCATGGTGCCCACCACAACGCCCACCACAGCTGCCCCCTTGAGCCTCTCCTCCACCCCAGGCTCCATGTGTAACACGTGCCCTGAGGAGTGGGTCAATTTCCAACGGAAGTGCTACTACTTCGGTGAGGGCGCCAAGAAGTGGATCCAGGCCAGGTTGGCCTGCAGCAAACTCCAAGGGCGGCTGGTCAGCATCCACAGCCAGGAGGAGCAGGTGGGCTTGGGCTCTCCAGAGGGTGCGGCCAGCATGGTGGTCGGGGGAGGGGGGAGCCCCACCCCAACCTCTTGGATGGCGGGCGGACCCAAGCACATctccccagccctccagccctgTCCTGCTCCCCAGGACTTCCTGGCCAAGTACATCAACAGAAGGGGATCCTGGATTGGCCTTCGGGACCTGAACATAGAGGGGGAGTTTGTCTGGATGGACCAGAACCCCCTGGACTATAGGTGAGAAGAGAGGATGTAAAGGAGATGGCCCCAGGCCCAGGCTTGGAGAGGGCACCTCTCTGTGATGAGAGGAGAGGGCATTTGGGGGCACATACCCCAGGCCCAGACTTGGGGAAGCGTCTCCATTGCAATGGCGGGAGATGATCAgggtgttttgttctgttttgtttttctgaccaCAGCGCTAGGTTTTGTTAGGGATGTCACTAAGGTTGACTCTCTAGAGCTGCACAGACGTGTGGTGGAGACCCAGGAATGGGGTTGGGAGGGCTGGCTCAGCGGGGTGTGCCTAGGCTGAAAGCAGTGGGGCCCCTTCCCCCTGCTCCATCCTCTGACCCCAAGACTTCTGCTCCAGCAACTGGCGGCCGGGGGAACCCAGCAACGGGGGTGACACAGGCCTGGGAGAGGACTGTGTGATGATGCTGGGCTCCGGGCAGTGGAATGACGCCTTCTGCAGCAACCCGCTGGACGGCTGGGTGTGTGACCGCCTGGCCACGTGCTGACTGTCGCCCACCACCTCGGTTCCTCAGACGTGGACCCAGACGGCCCCCTGCCCGCCCACGGAGCACCCCTCTTTGTCATTCCGTTGCCTCCAATATGGAAACAGCCAGGCCCCAAGTGGGACCCTGAGGACCCCAACCAAAGTCTGGGTGCCTCTTTTGTGTCTGAAGGGACCCAGTGACATTTTCTCCTGCCCAAATGCAGGCAGCTGACCCATCCCTAGCTTCTGCCAATACCCCAGAAGGCCTGTCCCTTGCCCCTTAGCCCAACGGGCTATCGCCACCCCTCTGCCTTCTAGTGCTGAGTTCCCACCTCCAGAAGCCCTGGCTGCCAGCCAGAATGCTGGAAGGGCCCTCCCTGCTGGAAGGCCCCGCCCTGCTGCAGAGCTCGGCAGCCCTGCTTTCCCTGTATGCTTCCTCCATCACCTCCACCTTACCATCTGCTAGAGTCAGAAGTGGACTCCCCGTCCTTCCCAAACGCAGCCCATGTCTTGGCACCACTGGACAGACCCCCGGCTCAGGCAGCCAGGCCCCCCTGCCCCACCTGTATCAGGAACATGGAGAATGACAGCCCCTCACATGCACCCTCTGCAGAGGCCCCTTTGACTCTGGTTTCTAGGTGTGGATGGTGGGAACTGGGAGTTCCAGAGCCTGGTGCCTGAGCCCACCTCTGAATAACGGGAACAACTGAAATGACATTTGTACCCCCTTACTTCATTAACAGAAGCATTTACTAGGCAGAGTTGCAGATGAAGACTCTGGGGTCCAATGGAGCAGAGAACAGCCCTAGAGCCCCAGAATATTGCAGGGCAAAGCCGTGGACCACCCTGAACCTAGTTCCCCAACCCAGGCTGCCGGGAATGCACCCAGTACACAGAAGGCGCTTAGCAAGTGCTAGCCAGCTGCAGAGACAGATGGGCAAGTGGTCTCAGCCTCACTCCCACTCAGGGTCTGTGTGGCCGAGGTGGCACCAGCCCTGGGCTTGTCCAGGATCAGCCCTGCACCTGAGGCAGAAGGGAGGCAGGCCAGGATCTCAGGAAACCCCACACTCATTAAACTCATCTgcctaccccacccccaattccTGGTCTGGAGAAGAGCCAGACGTGATCACGTGATTCTCAAGCCCACTGAAAGTGGAGGAAGAATCATGGGCAGATTCCCACAGTGGACCACCTGGGATCCTGGGAATTAAGGGCCAGGCCAAGGGCCAGCCACCACCCTGGGGGACTGGGGAGGGCGCTGTAGTAGCACCTGGGAGTCCTAGGGCTCAGGATGAGGCTGGGACAGAGCTGGGCATTCAGAGTGAATCGTGGGTGAAATCCCAAATCACCTGTTGTCTCTacccactgcccacccccagaTTTGTCTCCCCCAGACTCGTCCTTAGAACTCTGAGCCACTCTACTTGCTTACCTGAGCTCTCCACGTGGAGAATGGGGAACTCAGCTCCACTCTACTAGTCCCTCAGGCCAATACTGGGGTCACCCTAGCCACCTCTTTCCCTCACCACCCCCTCCAAACTCCTAAGGAAAGCCATGGGCTCTGCCATCAAGCCATATTCAGAATCCACCCACTTCTCAATGCCTTGGTGGAGCCCACATCCTCGCTCACCTGAACTGGTGTGGTCTCACTTTTTACTGTCCCAAACCTTCCAGAGTTTCCCTCCAGCTCAGAAAAAAAGCTGAAGTCCTACAGGGTCCTTTGCCATGGCAGAACCCTTCCCACGCACCTCACCTCCccagctttctctctcctcccaccagcCCAGCCTCCTCACTGCTCCTGAAGCACTTAGGCTCACTCTGCTTCAGGGCATTTGCACATGCTGCCTCCCCTGCTCACTCCTCAGCAGGGTCTATGCTGAGCACTCTCTCCCTCCCATTTAAATTGACACCCCAACTTTTTTTACCCCACTGTACTTTTTCACCATGGCACTCCAACAAAATGTGGAATTTACTGATGTTTGTTGCCCGTCTCAGGTTAAGAGTGCGAGCTCCAGGGCAggtctatttgttttgttctcagctgtgttcccagtgcctggcacatagtgggccctcaataaatatttgtcaaatgcatGACCATGGGCAAATGACCTCTTCTCTTGAAACTGCTTTGTGGCCTGGAAATGAGGGGATGCTGCCTTCCAGTCACCAAGGGCTGGTGCTGGGATCCTCCTCACTCTACTTCACACCCACTTGTCTGGGGGCTTCTGTGGAGACCTTACTTGCAGCCCAAAGCATCCTAACTCGAAGCTGCTGTGGTGGGAACCACCTGTTCCTTCTCCTCGTCCTCCTCTGCCCCAAATGGGTGCTCAGCCCCACAATCCTATGGCTTGTTCCAAACCTGCTTCCTTCTCTACAGATCCCTCCTCTTCAGCAGGAGACACACACCCTGGGCCCCCCCTTTCAGTTCACAAGCTCTCCTGcatcttctcccctccctttctctctggcaTCCTTCACTGCTGGACCTCTGGACGGAGCTGGCTGTGCCATCCTTGCCTCCTGCGTCTCTCTCCTACAATCTGGTT includes:
- the FCER2 gene encoding low affinity immunoglobulin epsilon Fc receptor isoform X2; translated protein: MEENSYSEVLKFHRRHGQCCRRGTQIALLGLVFTALWAGLLTLLLLWHWDTERNLKQLKETAAWNISQVSKDFERHTGDQMAQKSQAAQMMQNMEKIRAEQKRMKTQESELSQNLDGLLEDLSNLKSQGLNERHTALNSLERLQEEVAKLWIELRVSNARTPRVTPGETLPPTLPIVPMVPATAPTPAPTIVPTTAPTMVHTTAPTPAPATAPTMVPTTAPTLDPATAPTMVPTTAPTPAPATAPTMVPTTTPTTAAPLSLSSTPGSMCNTCPEEWVNFQRKCYYFGEGAKKWIQARLACSKLQGRLVSIHSQEEQDFLAKYINRRGSWIGLRDLNIEGEFVWMDQNPLDYSNWRPGEPSNGGDTGLGEDCVMMLGSGQWNDAFCSNPLDGWVCDRLATC
- the FCER2 gene encoding low affinity immunoglobulin epsilon Fc receptor isoform X4, whose translation is MEENSYSEVLKFHRRHGQCCRRGTQIALLGLVFTALWAGLLTLLLLWHWDTERNLKQLKETAAWNISQVSKDFERHTGDQMAQKSQAAQMMQNMEKIRAEQKRMKTQESELSQNLDGLLEDLSNLKSQGLNERHTALNSLERLQEEVAKLWIELRVSNGSMCNTCPEEWVNFQRKCYYFGEGAKKWIQARLACSKLQGRLVSIHSQEEQDFLAKYINRRGSWIGLRDLNIEGEFVWMDQNPLDYSNWRPGEPSNGGDTGLGEDCVMMLGSGQWNDAFCSNPLDGWVCDRLATC
- the FCER2 gene encoding low affinity immunoglobulin epsilon Fc receptor isoform X1, whose amino-acid sequence is MDPHSQDEGRGPGPAVEHQEVLKFHRRHGQCCRRGTQIALLGLVFTALWAGLLTLLLLWHWDTERNLKQLKETAAWNISQVSKDFERHTGDQMAQKSQAAQMMQNMEKIRAEQKRMKTQESELSQNLDGLLEDLSNLKSQGLNERHTALNSLERLQEEVAKLWIELRVSNARTPRVTPGETLPPTLPIVPMVPATAPTPAPTIVPTTAPTMVHTTAPTPAPATAPTMVPTTAPTLDPATAPTMVPTTAPTPAPATAPTMVPTTTPTTAAPLSLSSTPGSMCNTCPEEWVNFQRKCYYFGEGAKKWIQARLACSKLQGRLVSIHSQEEQDFLAKYINRRGSWIGLRDLNIEGEFVWMDQNPLDYSNWRPGEPSNGGDTGLGEDCVMMLGSGQWNDAFCSNPLDGWVCDRLATC
- the FCER2 gene encoding low affinity immunoglobulin epsilon Fc receptor isoform X3, which produces MDPHSQDEGRGPGPAVEHQEVLKFHRRHGQCCRRGTQIALLGLVFTALWAGLLTLLLLWHWDTERNLKQLKETAAWNISQVSKDFERHTGDQMAQKSQAAQMMQNMEKIRAEQKRMKTQESELSQNLDGLLEDLSNLKSQGLNERHTALNSLERLQEEVAKLWIELRVSNGSMCNTCPEEWVNFQRKCYYFGEGAKKWIQARLACSKLQGRLVSIHSQEEQDFLAKYINRRGSWIGLRDLNIEGEFVWMDQNPLDYSNWRPGEPSNGGDTGLGEDCVMMLGSGQWNDAFCSNPLDGWVCDRLATC